A single window of Streptomyces xanthii DNA harbors:
- a CDS encoding (R)-mandelonitrile lyase, producing MQITRTGTVSRQGPAEHFTGTVRLEQVAAPEPPSRLRMFNVHFAPGAHTAWHTHPRGQVLHVLAGEGRVQREGGPVEVIRPGDSVWIEPDERHWHGAGPRTSMTHLATVEAAEDGTTVCWGEHVGPAAYPDA from the coding sequence GTGCAGATCACGCGCACCGGCACCGTGTCCCGGCAGGGTCCGGCCGAACACTTCACCGGCACGGTCCGCCTCGAACAGGTCGCGGCACCCGAACCGCCGTCCCGTCTGCGCATGTTCAACGTGCACTTCGCACCCGGCGCCCACACCGCCTGGCACACCCACCCGCGCGGCCAGGTGCTGCACGTGCTGGCGGGCGAGGGCCGCGTGCAGCGCGAGGGCGGCCCGGTGGAGGTGATCCGGCCGGGCGACTCGGTGTGGATCGAGCCGGACGAGCGGCACTGGCACGGCGCGGGCCCGCGCACCTCCATGACCCATCTGGCCACGGTCGAGGCCGCCGAGGACGGCACGACCGTGTGCTGGGGCGAGCACGTCGGCCCCGCCGCCTACCCGGATGCCTGA
- a CDS encoding TetR/AcrR family transcriptional regulator, with product MYSEGMSTQERLVEATRELLWERGYVGTSPKAILQRAGVGQGSMYHHFTGKQDLALAAIRRTGEELRAAVDRLLDTDTSAYARIEAYLLRERDVLRGCPVGRLTMDPDVIADPELRAPVDETIAYIEGRLAAIVQEGVDSGEFAPRLVPAEIAATVLATVQGGYVLARASGATEAFDGAVRGLLSLLAP from the coding sequence ATGTACAGTGAGGGCATGAGCACTCAGGAACGCCTCGTGGAGGCGACGCGCGAGCTGCTGTGGGAGCGCGGTTACGTGGGCACGAGCCCGAAGGCGATCCTGCAGCGCGCGGGCGTCGGCCAGGGCAGCATGTACCACCACTTCACCGGCAAGCAGGATCTGGCGCTGGCCGCGATCCGGCGGACCGGCGAGGAGCTGCGCGCGGCCGTGGACCGGCTGCTGGACACGGACACCTCGGCGTACGCCCGCATCGAGGCGTACCTGCTGCGCGAGCGCGACGTGCTGCGCGGCTGCCCCGTGGGCCGGCTGACGATGGACCCGGACGTGATCGCCGACCCGGAGCTGCGGGCGCCGGTCGACGAGACGATCGCGTACATCGAGGGCCGGCTCGCCGCGATCGTCCAAGAGGGCGTGGACAGCGGGGAGTTCGCGCCACGCCTGGTGCCGGCCGAGATCGCGGCGACAGTCCTCGCGACGGTGCAGGGTGGCTATGTGCTGGCCCGCGCCTCGGGTGCGACGGAGGCCTTCGACGGCGCCGTCCGCGGCCTGCTCTCCCTGCTCGCCCCCTGA
- a CDS encoding SHOCT domain-containing protein gives METLAYFGGDGPGPWILFFPLVWAAVVIGVVTLLRRTVWRGRRGPWDRGPQARTDETSPITVLGRRFAAGEIDEDEYWRRLSVLDEEFGRHGTKGGAA, from the coding sequence ATGGAGACCCTGGCGTACTTCGGCGGTGACGGGCCCGGCCCGTGGATCCTGTTCTTCCCGCTCGTCTGGGCGGCCGTCGTGATCGGCGTCGTGACCCTGCTGCGCCGCACCGTGTGGCGCGGACGCCGCGGGCCCTGGGACCGGGGGCCGCAGGCGCGGACCGACGAGACCTCGCCGATCACCGTGCTCGGCCGGCGCTTCGCCGCCGGTGAGATCGACGAGGACGAGTACTGGCGGCGCCTGAGCGTCCTCGACGAGGAGTTCGGCCGGCACGGCACGAAGGGCGGTGCGGCATGA
- a CDS encoding ROK family protein has product MGGRAASGNGGPTTGDGAVRTPRLERGRSALGPALELVHTGRAPTRAVLTSELGVTRATAGAVAAELEALGLIRIDARPSAAAGAQGRPSHRLSLADDGPVALAAQVHSDGYRAALVALGGRIVASAPGREIIGPDPAHVLRSVVETGVRLLEETGRRCVGAGLAVPSAVAEPEGTALNPLHLAWPAGSPVREIFADRVREAGLDGPAFAANDVNLGALAEHRHGAGRGARDLLCVATGHRGVGGALVLDGRLHTGSSGLALEVGHLTVNPEGHPCHCGSRGCLDVETDPLALLTAAGRTPDPNGSLLTQARELIRTQKDDPAVRAATEALIDRLGLGLAGLVNILNPDRIILGGLHRSLLDADPERLRAVVADRSLWGRSGGVPILACTLDHNSLVGAAELAWQPVLDDPLGALTAQG; this is encoded by the coding sequence ATGGGCGGCAGGGCGGCCTCCGGAAACGGGGGCCCTACGACGGGCGACGGTGCCGTACGCACACCGCGTCTGGAGCGGGGGCGCAGCGCGCTCGGCCCCGCACTCGAACTCGTCCACACCGGACGCGCCCCGACCCGCGCCGTCCTCACCTCCGAGCTCGGCGTGACCCGCGCCACCGCGGGCGCCGTCGCCGCCGAACTGGAGGCGCTCGGCCTCATCCGGATCGACGCGCGGCCCAGCGCCGCCGCCGGTGCGCAGGGCCGGCCCTCGCACCGCCTCTCCCTCGCCGACGACGGACCCGTCGCGCTCGCCGCACAGGTCCACTCCGACGGCTACCGCGCGGCGCTCGTCGCCCTCGGCGGACGCATCGTCGCCAGCGCCCCCGGCCGCGAGATCATCGGCCCCGACCCGGCGCACGTCCTGCGCTCCGTCGTGGAGACCGGCGTGCGGCTCCTGGAGGAGACCGGCCGGCGCTGCGTCGGCGCGGGCCTCGCCGTGCCGTCCGCTGTCGCCGAGCCCGAGGGCACCGCCCTCAACCCGCTGCACCTCGCCTGGCCCGCCGGGTCCCCGGTCCGTGAGATCTTCGCCGACCGGGTGCGCGAGGCCGGACTCGACGGGCCCGCCTTCGCCGCGAACGACGTCAACCTGGGCGCGCTCGCCGAGCACCGGCACGGCGCCGGACGGGGCGCCCGCGACCTGCTGTGCGTCGCCACCGGACACCGCGGCGTCGGCGGCGCCCTCGTCCTCGACGGCCGTCTGCACACCGGGAGTTCGGGGCTCGCCCTGGAGGTCGGCCACCTCACCGTGAACCCCGAGGGGCACCCCTGTCACTGCGGAAGTCGCGGCTGCCTCGACGTCGAGACCGACCCGCTCGCCCTGCTCACGGCCGCCGGCCGCACCCCGGACCCCAACGGCTCGCTGCTCACGCAGGCCCGCGAGCTGATCCGTACGCAGAAGGACGACCCCGCGGTCCGGGCGGCCACCGAGGCGCTCATCGACCGCCTCGGCCTCGGCCTGGCCGGGCTGGTCAACATCCTCAACCCGGACCGCATCATCCTCGGCGGCCTGCACCGCTCGCTGCTCGACGCCGACCCGGAGCGGCTGCGCGCCGTCGTCGCCGACCGCAGCCTGTGGGGCCGCAGCGGCGGCGTCCCGATCCTGGCCTGCACGCTCGACCACAACAGTCTCGTCGGCGCGGCCGAACTGGCCTGGCAGCCCGTCCTCGACGACCCGCTCGGCGCGCTCACCGCGCAGGGCTGA
- a CDS encoding phosphotriesterase family protein — MVSAAVRGVRGDLDPALLGVVDAHDHLFFRSPLLKGQELDDAGLAREELAAYAAAGGGTVVQWTPYGLGRRAEELPALSEATGVHLVAATGMHQAAHYTRELLDARRSDLAALFVRELTEGIGDSGVRAGLIKVAGGFHALDAHARWTMSAAAEAHHATGAPIAVHHEMGTGALDVLDLLCGELEVPAHRVILGHLNRSPDLVLQAEAARSGAYLAFDGPSRAHHTTDWRMPEEMAALADAGYADRLLLGGDTTTAGARSVSGGPGMPYLLRRVRPRLETALGADGLERVLVANPARAFAVEWA, encoded by the coding sequence GTGGTGAGTGCGGCCGTCCGGGGTGTGCGCGGCGACCTGGATCCCGCGCTGCTCGGGGTCGTGGACGCGCACGACCATCTCTTCTTCCGCAGCCCGCTGTTGAAGGGGCAGGAGCTCGACGACGCCGGCCTCGCGCGGGAGGAGCTGGCGGCCTACGCGGCGGCGGGCGGCGGCACCGTCGTGCAGTGGACGCCGTACGGGCTCGGCCGCCGGGCCGAGGAGCTGCCGGCGCTGTCGGAGGCCACGGGCGTGCACCTCGTCGCCGCGACGGGGATGCATCAAGCGGCGCACTACACGCGGGAGTTGCTCGACGCCCGCCGCTCCGACCTGGCCGCCCTCTTCGTGCGTGAGCTCACCGAAGGGATCGGGGACAGCGGGGTGCGGGCGGGCCTGATCAAGGTCGCGGGCGGCTTCCACGCGCTCGACGCGCACGCCCGGTGGACGATGTCGGCCGCCGCCGAGGCGCATCACGCGACGGGCGCGCCGATCGCGGTCCACCACGAGATGGGGACGGGCGCGCTGGACGTGCTGGACCTGCTGTGCGGGGAGCTGGAGGTCCCGGCGCACCGGGTGATCCTCGGGCACCTCAACCGCTCCCCCGACCTCGTGCTCCAGGCGGAGGCCGCGCGCTCGGGCGCCTATCTGGCCTTCGACGGCCCGTCGCGCGCCCATCACACGACGGACTGGCGGATGCCGGAGGAGATGGCCGCGCTGGCCGACGCCGGGTACGCGGACCGGCTGCTGCTCGGCGGGGACACGACGACGGCGGGCGCCCGGTCCGTGAGCGGCGGCCCGGGGATGCCGTATCTGCTGCGGCGGGTGCGGCCCCGCCTGGAGACGGCGCTCGGCGCGGACGGGCTGGAGCGGGTGCTCGTCGCCAACCCGGCCCGGGCCTTCGCCGTCGAGTGGGCCTGA
- a CDS encoding DUF4865 family protein, translating into MHALQYEITLPADYDMDVIRERVATKGHLLDAFPGLAAKAYLMRERGVAGSPVNQYAPFYLWAGSEGMNSFLWGPGFRGLAADFGRPVVQHWMGVTYEPGRAGDAPARTAVRRRTLITEGDELESLVPELEREVSRLAACEGVVFAAGALDPRTWERCVFSVWSETEPAAEGEVFQVLHLSEPERDGLKPGRQW; encoded by the coding sequence ATGCACGCGCTGCAGTACGAGATCACCCTGCCCGCCGACTACGACATGGACGTGATCCGGGAGCGGGTCGCCACGAAGGGGCATCTGCTCGACGCCTTCCCCGGGCTGGCGGCGAAGGCGTACCTGATGCGGGAGCGCGGCGTCGCCGGCTCGCCCGTGAACCAGTACGCGCCCTTCTACCTGTGGGCCGGCTCCGAGGGCATGAACAGCTTTCTCTGGGGTCCCGGATTCCGTGGCCTGGCCGCCGACTTCGGCCGCCCGGTGGTGCAGCACTGGATGGGCGTGACGTACGAGCCGGGCCGCGCGGGTGACGCCCCGGCTCGGACCGCGGTGCGCCGCCGCACACTCATCACCGAAGGTGACGAACTGGAGTCCCTGGTCCCCGAGTTGGAGCGTGAGGTGTCCCGACTCGCCGCTTGCGAGGGTGTGGTGTTCGCGGCGGGGGCGCTGGATCCGCGCACCTGGGAGCGGTGCGTCTTCTCGGTGTGGTCGGAGACCGAACCGGCCGCCGAGGGCGAGGTCTTCCAGGTTCTGCATCTGTCCGAGCCGGAGCGGGACGGTCTGAAGCCGGGGCGGCAGTGGTGA
- a CDS encoding ABC transporter ATP-binding protein has product MTTTTLTRTAARVENAVKVYGSGDTAVRALDGVTVGFRAGRFTAIMGPSGSGKSTLMHCAAGLDTLTEGSAHIGDTELSALDDRRLTLLRRDRIGFVFQAFNLVPTLTVAENITLPADLAGRRPDAEWLDALIDVVGLRDRLHHRPAELSGGQQQRVAVARAFAGRPEVVFADEPTGNLDSRSGEEVLGLLGDTVRQTGRTVVMVTHDPVAAAHADEVVFLADGRLVDRMEHPTADKVLDRMKAFDTAASRPGGPS; this is encoded by the coding sequence ATGACCACCACGACGCTCACCCGCACCGCGGCGCGCGTCGAGAACGCCGTCAAGGTGTACGGCTCCGGCGACACCGCCGTCCGTGCCCTCGACGGCGTGACCGTCGGCTTCCGCGCCGGACGCTTCACCGCGATCATGGGGCCCTCGGGCTCCGGCAAGTCGACCCTGATGCACTGCGCGGCCGGGCTCGACACCCTCACCGAGGGCTCCGCCCACATCGGCGACACCGAGCTGAGCGCCCTCGACGACCGGCGGCTCACGCTGCTGCGCCGCGACCGGATCGGCTTCGTCTTCCAGGCCTTCAACCTGGTGCCGACCCTCACCGTCGCCGAGAACATCACCCTCCCGGCCGATCTGGCCGGACGCCGCCCCGACGCGGAATGGCTGGACGCGCTCATCGACGTCGTGGGGCTGCGCGACCGGCTGCACCACCGGCCCGCCGAACTCTCCGGCGGCCAGCAGCAGCGCGTCGCCGTGGCCCGCGCGTTCGCCGGGCGGCCCGAGGTCGTGTTCGCCGACGAACCCACCGGCAACCTCGACTCCCGCTCCGGCGAGGAGGTCCTCGGACTGCTCGGCGACACCGTGCGGCAGACCGGCCGCACCGTCGTCATGGTCACCCACGACCCGGTCGCCGCCGCCCACGCCGACGAGGTCGTCTTCCTCGCCGACGGCCGCCTCGTCGACCGCATGGAACACCCCACCGCCGACAAGGTCCTCGACCGCATGAAGGCCTTCGACACCGCCGCGTCCCGGCCGGGAGGCCCGTCATGA
- a CDS encoding alpha-ketoglutarate-dependent dioxygenase AlkB family protein, which produces MNELFARDRREIAPGAVHLPDWLGAEAQRHLVESCRTWAAPPAGLREVLLPGGGAMTARQFCLGWHWYPYGYARTAVDGDGQPVKPMPGELAELGRRAAEEALGEAPAEPYDIALINHYGPGAHMGMHQDRDERSPAPVVSLSLGDTCVFRFGNTETRARPYTDIELRSGDLFVFGGPARYAYHGVPRTDPGSAPPSLGLSGRLNITLRVSGYDA; this is translated from the coding sequence ATGAACGAGCTCTTCGCCCGGGACCGCAGGGAGATCGCCCCCGGCGCCGTGCACCTGCCCGACTGGCTCGGCGCCGAGGCGCAGCGGCACCTGGTCGAGAGCTGCCGCACCTGGGCCGCTCCGCCCGCGGGCCTGCGCGAGGTGCTCCTCCCGGGCGGCGGGGCCATGACGGCCCGTCAGTTCTGTCTGGGGTGGCACTGGTACCCGTACGGCTACGCCCGCACCGCCGTCGACGGCGACGGGCAGCCCGTGAAGCCGATGCCCGGCGAACTCGCGGAGCTCGGACGCCGGGCCGCCGAGGAGGCCCTGGGCGAGGCGCCCGCCGAGCCCTACGACATCGCGCTGATCAACCACTACGGTCCCGGCGCGCACATGGGCATGCACCAGGACCGCGACGAACGCTCGCCCGCACCCGTCGTCTCCCTCAGCCTCGGCGACACCTGCGTCTTCCGGTTCGGCAACACCGAGACCCGCGCCCGGCCGTACACCGACATCGAGCTGCGCAGCGGCGACCTCTTCGTGTTCGGCGGCCCCGCCCGGTACGCCTACCACGGCGTGCCCCGCACCGATCCGGGCAGCGCGCCCCCGTCACTGGGTCTGAGCGGCCGTCTCAACATCACCCTCCGGGTGAGCGGCTACGATGCCTGA